A window of the Salvelinus fontinalis isolate EN_2023a chromosome 14, ASM2944872v1, whole genome shotgun sequence genome harbors these coding sequences:
- the LOC129869637 gene encoding 5'-AMP-activated protein kinase catalytic subunit alpha-2-like isoform X2: MSWGRLLLLSVNKPSLCFRPQLCVGEHQLTGHKVAVKILNRQKIRSLDVVGKIKREIQNLKLFRHPHIIKLYQVISTPTDFFMVMEYVSGGELFDYICKHGRVEDKEARRLFQQIISGVDYCHRHMVVHRDLKPENVLLDHSKNAKIADFGLSNMMSDGEFLRTSCGSPNYAAPEVISGRLYAGPEVDIWSCGVILYALLCGTLPFDDEHVPTLFKKIRGGVFYMPEYLTRPVASLLLLMLQVDPLKRATIKDIREHEWFKQDLPGYLFPEDLSYDSTVLDEEAVREVCDKFESTESEVMSSLYSGHPQDQLAVAYHLIIDNRRIMTQASEFYLASSPPQGSFMEDGMPLPPGVKPHPERMPPLLVDSPKARCPLDALNTTRAKPLAVKKDKWHLGIRSQSRPYDIMAEVYRAMRQLQYDWKVRRGVCVCVYMVHVKVCGCYVQVVNPYHLRVQSKNPVTDNLVKMSLQLYQVDNRSYLLDFKSIDDNTMEAVGFKSGSSTPQRSGSTAGLHRPRLSVDSALPAVDLPQLSSSLPGSLCSSATLLTSTPRQGSHTMDFFEMCASLITTLAR, encoded by the exons ATGTCATGGGGACGTTTGCTGTTATTGAGTGTAAATAAGCCTAGCCTGTGTTTTCGCCCCCAACTCTGTG TTGGAGAGCACCAGTTGACAGGTCATAAGGTGGCAGTGAAGATCCTGAACAGACAGAAAATCAGGAGTCTGGACGTGGTGGGCAAGATCAAACGAGAGATACAGAACCTCAAACTATTCAGACACCCTCATATCATCAAACT gtaccaGGTGATCAGTACTCCTACAGATTTCTTCATGGTGATGGAGTATGTCTCAGGAGGAGAGCTGTTTGACTACATCTGCAAACACGGACGG GTAGAAGACAAAGAGGCTCGTCGGTTGTTCCAACAGATCATCTCAGGGGTAGACTACTGCCACAGACACATGGTGGTGCACAGAGACCTCAAACCTGAGAATGTTCTGCTGGACCATTCCAAGAACGCCAAGATAGCTGACTTTG GGTTGTCAAACATGATGTCAGACGGGGAGTTCCTGAGGACCAGCTGTGGATCTCCCAACTACGCTGCTCCTGAAGTCATCTCTGGAAg GTTATATGCTGGCCCTGAGGTGGATATATGGAGCTGTGGTGTGATCCTGTATGCGTTGCTGTGTGGGACTCTGCCCTTTGATGACGAACATGTTCCCACGCTGTTTAAGAAGATCAGAGGGGGCGTGTTCTATATGCCAGAATACCTCACTCGCCCCGTCGCCTCCCTGCTGCTGCTCATGCTGCAGGTCGACCCATTGAAGAGAGCCACCATTAAAGACATtag ggaacaTGAGTGGTTTAAGCAGGACCTGCCAGGCTACCTGTTTCCTGAGGACCTGTCTTATGACTCCACGGTTCTGGACGAGGAGGCCGTCAGGGAGGTGTGCGACAAGTTTGAGAGCACCGAGTCTGAGGTGATGTCCAGCCTGTACAGCGGACACCCCCAG gaccagcTGGCGGTAGCATACCATCTGATTATAGACAACCGGCGCATCATGACCCAGGCCAGTGAGTTCTACCTGGCCTCCAGCCCTCCCCAGGGCTCCTTCATGGAGGATGGCATGCCCCTGCCTCCCGGGGTCAAACCACACCCAGAGAGGATGCCCCCCCTGCTGGTAGACAGCCCTAAG gcGCGCTGCCCGCTGGATGCCCTCAACACCACCAGAGCCAAACCCCTGGCAGTGAAGAAAGACAAGTGGCACCTGGGCATCAGGAGTCAGAGCAGACCCTATGACATCATGGCTGAGGTCTACAGGGCTATGAGACAGCTACAGTATGACTGGAAGGTGAggcgcggtgtgtgtgtgtgtgtgtatatggtacATGTTAAGGTGTGTGGATGTTATGTGCAGGTGGTGAACCCGTACCACCTGCGTGTTCAGAGTAAGAACCCAGTAACAGACAACCTGGTGAAGATGAGTCTCCAGCTGTACCAGGTGGACAACAGATCCTACCTGCTGGACTTCAAGAGCATCGATG ATAACACCATGGAGGCAGTAGGGTTTAAGTCGGGTTCTTCCACCCCTCAGAGGTCAGGCTCCACTGCAGGGCTCCATAGACCCAGACTCAGTGTGGACTCGGCCTTACCTGCCGTGGATCTCCCCCAGCTCAGCTCCTCCCTGCCTGGGTCGCTGTGCTCCAGCGCTACCCTCCTCACCTCCACCCCGCGCCAGGGCAGCCACACCATGGACTTCTTTGAGATGTGTGCCAGTCTCATCACCACACTGGCCCGCTAG
- the LOC129869637 gene encoding 5'-AMP-activated protein kinase catalytic subunit alpha-2-like isoform X1: protein MAERQQKHEGCRVKIGHYLLGDTLGVGTFGKVKIGEHQLTGHKVAVKILNRQKIRSLDVVGKIKREIQNLKLFRHPHIIKLYQVISTPTDFFMVMEYVSGGELFDYICKHGRVEDKEARRLFQQIISGVDYCHRHMVVHRDLKPENVLLDHSKNAKIADFGLSNMMSDGEFLRTSCGSPNYAAPEVISGRLYAGPEVDIWSCGVILYALLCGTLPFDDEHVPTLFKKIRGGVFYMPEYLTRPVASLLLLMLQVDPLKRATIKDIREHEWFKQDLPGYLFPEDLSYDSTVLDEEAVREVCDKFESTESEVMSSLYSGHPQDQLAVAYHLIIDNRRIMTQASEFYLASSPPQGSFMEDGMPLPPGVKPHPERMPPLLVDSPKARCPLDALNTTRAKPLAVKKDKWHLGIRSQSRPYDIMAEVYRAMRQLQYDWKVRRGVCVCVYMVHVKVCGCYVQVVNPYHLRVQSKNPVTDNLVKMSLQLYQVDNRSYLLDFKSIDDNTMEAVGFKSGSSTPQRSGSTAGLHRPRLSVDSALPAVDLPQLSSSLPGSLCSSATLLTSTPRQGSHTMDFFEMCASLITTLAR, encoded by the exons ATGGCAGAACGACAGCAGAAACACGAAGGATGCCGAGTGAAGATCGGACATTATCTTCTCGGAGACACTCTGGGTGTCGGCACCTTCGGCAAAGTAAAGA TTGGAGAGCACCAGTTGACAGGTCATAAGGTGGCAGTGAAGATCCTGAACAGACAGAAAATCAGGAGTCTGGACGTGGTGGGCAAGATCAAACGAGAGATACAGAACCTCAAACTATTCAGACACCCTCATATCATCAAACT gtaccaGGTGATCAGTACTCCTACAGATTTCTTCATGGTGATGGAGTATGTCTCAGGAGGAGAGCTGTTTGACTACATCTGCAAACACGGACGG GTAGAAGACAAAGAGGCTCGTCGGTTGTTCCAACAGATCATCTCAGGGGTAGACTACTGCCACAGACACATGGTGGTGCACAGAGACCTCAAACCTGAGAATGTTCTGCTGGACCATTCCAAGAACGCCAAGATAGCTGACTTTG GGTTGTCAAACATGATGTCAGACGGGGAGTTCCTGAGGACCAGCTGTGGATCTCCCAACTACGCTGCTCCTGAAGTCATCTCTGGAAg GTTATATGCTGGCCCTGAGGTGGATATATGGAGCTGTGGTGTGATCCTGTATGCGTTGCTGTGTGGGACTCTGCCCTTTGATGACGAACATGTTCCCACGCTGTTTAAGAAGATCAGAGGGGGCGTGTTCTATATGCCAGAATACCTCACTCGCCCCGTCGCCTCCCTGCTGCTGCTCATGCTGCAGGTCGACCCATTGAAGAGAGCCACCATTAAAGACATtag ggaacaTGAGTGGTTTAAGCAGGACCTGCCAGGCTACCTGTTTCCTGAGGACCTGTCTTATGACTCCACGGTTCTGGACGAGGAGGCCGTCAGGGAGGTGTGCGACAAGTTTGAGAGCACCGAGTCTGAGGTGATGTCCAGCCTGTACAGCGGACACCCCCAG gaccagcTGGCGGTAGCATACCATCTGATTATAGACAACCGGCGCATCATGACCCAGGCCAGTGAGTTCTACCTGGCCTCCAGCCCTCCCCAGGGCTCCTTCATGGAGGATGGCATGCCCCTGCCTCCCGGGGTCAAACCACACCCAGAGAGGATGCCCCCCCTGCTGGTAGACAGCCCTAAG gcGCGCTGCCCGCTGGATGCCCTCAACACCACCAGAGCCAAACCCCTGGCAGTGAAGAAAGACAAGTGGCACCTGGGCATCAGGAGTCAGAGCAGACCCTATGACATCATGGCTGAGGTCTACAGGGCTATGAGACAGCTACAGTATGACTGGAAGGTGAggcgcggtgtgtgtgtgtgtgtgtatatggtacATGTTAAGGTGTGTGGATGTTATGTGCAGGTGGTGAACCCGTACCACCTGCGTGTTCAGAGTAAGAACCCAGTAACAGACAACCTGGTGAAGATGAGTCTCCAGCTGTACCAGGTGGACAACAGATCCTACCTGCTGGACTTCAAGAGCATCGATG ATAACACCATGGAGGCAGTAGGGTTTAAGTCGGGTTCTTCCACCCCTCAGAGGTCAGGCTCCACTGCAGGGCTCCATAGACCCAGACTCAGTGTGGACTCGGCCTTACCTGCCGTGGATCTCCCCCAGCTCAGCTCCTCCCTGCCTGGGTCGCTGTGCTCCAGCGCTACCCTCCTCACCTCCACCCCGCGCCAGGGCAGCCACACCATGGACTTCTTTGAGATGTGTGCCAGTCTCATCACCACACTGGCCCGCTAG
- the LOC129869637 gene encoding 5'-AMP-activated protein kinase catalytic subunit alpha-2-like isoform X3, producing the protein MAERQQKHEGCRVKIGHYLLGDTLGVGTFGKVKIGEHQLTGHKVAVKILNRQKIRSLDVVGKIKREIQNLKLFRHPHIIKLYQVISTPTDFFMVMEYVSGGELFDYICKHGRVEDKEARRLFQQIISGVDYCHRHMVVHRDLKPENVLLDHSKNAKIADFGLSNMMSDGEFLRTSCGSPNYAAPEVISGRLYAGPEVDIWSCGVILYALLCGTLPFDDEHVPTLFKKIRGGVFYMPEYLTRPVASLLLLMLQVDPLKRATIKDIREHEWFKQDLPGYLFPEDLSYDSTVLDEEAVREVCDKFESTESEVMSSLYSGHPQDQLAVAYHLIIDNRRIMTQASEFYLASSPPQGSFMEDGMPLPPGVKPHPERMPPLLVDSPKARCPLDALNTTRAKPLAVKKDKWHLGIRSQSRPYDIMAEVYRAMRQLQYDWKVCGCYVQVVNPYHLRVQSKNPVTDNLVKMSLQLYQVDNRSYLLDFKSIDDNTMEAVGFKSGSSTPQRSGSTAGLHRPRLSVDSALPAVDLPQLSSSLPGSLCSSATLLTSTPRQGSHTMDFFEMCASLITTLAR; encoded by the exons ATGGCAGAACGACAGCAGAAACACGAAGGATGCCGAGTGAAGATCGGACATTATCTTCTCGGAGACACTCTGGGTGTCGGCACCTTCGGCAAAGTAAAGA TTGGAGAGCACCAGTTGACAGGTCATAAGGTGGCAGTGAAGATCCTGAACAGACAGAAAATCAGGAGTCTGGACGTGGTGGGCAAGATCAAACGAGAGATACAGAACCTCAAACTATTCAGACACCCTCATATCATCAAACT gtaccaGGTGATCAGTACTCCTACAGATTTCTTCATGGTGATGGAGTATGTCTCAGGAGGAGAGCTGTTTGACTACATCTGCAAACACGGACGG GTAGAAGACAAAGAGGCTCGTCGGTTGTTCCAACAGATCATCTCAGGGGTAGACTACTGCCACAGACACATGGTGGTGCACAGAGACCTCAAACCTGAGAATGTTCTGCTGGACCATTCCAAGAACGCCAAGATAGCTGACTTTG GGTTGTCAAACATGATGTCAGACGGGGAGTTCCTGAGGACCAGCTGTGGATCTCCCAACTACGCTGCTCCTGAAGTCATCTCTGGAAg GTTATATGCTGGCCCTGAGGTGGATATATGGAGCTGTGGTGTGATCCTGTATGCGTTGCTGTGTGGGACTCTGCCCTTTGATGACGAACATGTTCCCACGCTGTTTAAGAAGATCAGAGGGGGCGTGTTCTATATGCCAGAATACCTCACTCGCCCCGTCGCCTCCCTGCTGCTGCTCATGCTGCAGGTCGACCCATTGAAGAGAGCCACCATTAAAGACATtag ggaacaTGAGTGGTTTAAGCAGGACCTGCCAGGCTACCTGTTTCCTGAGGACCTGTCTTATGACTCCACGGTTCTGGACGAGGAGGCCGTCAGGGAGGTGTGCGACAAGTTTGAGAGCACCGAGTCTGAGGTGATGTCCAGCCTGTACAGCGGACACCCCCAG gaccagcTGGCGGTAGCATACCATCTGATTATAGACAACCGGCGCATCATGACCCAGGCCAGTGAGTTCTACCTGGCCTCCAGCCCTCCCCAGGGCTCCTTCATGGAGGATGGCATGCCCCTGCCTCCCGGGGTCAAACCACACCCAGAGAGGATGCCCCCCCTGCTGGTAGACAGCCCTAAG gcGCGCTGCCCGCTGGATGCCCTCAACACCACCAGAGCCAAACCCCTGGCAGTGAAGAAAGACAAGTGGCACCTGGGCATCAGGAGTCAGAGCAGACCCTATGACATCATGGCTGAGGTCTACAGGGCTATGAGACAGCTACAGTATGACTGGAAG GTGTGTGGATGTTATGTGCAGGTGGTGAACCCGTACCACCTGCGTGTTCAGAGTAAGAACCCAGTAACAGACAACCTGGTGAAGATGAGTCTCCAGCTGTACCAGGTGGACAACAGATCCTACCTGCTGGACTTCAAGAGCATCGATG ATAACACCATGGAGGCAGTAGGGTTTAAGTCGGGTTCTTCCACCCCTCAGAGGTCAGGCTCCACTGCAGGGCTCCATAGACCCAGACTCAGTGTGGACTCGGCCTTACCTGCCGTGGATCTCCCCCAGCTCAGCTCCTCCCTGCCTGGGTCGCTGTGCTCCAGCGCTACCCTCCTCACCTCCACCCCGCGCCAGGGCAGCCACACCATGGACTTCTTTGAGATGTGTGCCAGTCTCATCACCACACTGGCCCGCTAG
- the LOC129869637 gene encoding 5'-AMP-activated protein kinase catalytic subunit alpha-2-like isoform X4: MAERQQKHEGCRVKIGHYLLGDTLGVGTFGKVKIGEHQLTGHKVAVKILNRQKIRSLDVVGKIKREIQNLKLFRHPHIIKLYQVISTPTDFFMVMEYVSGGELFDYICKHGRVEDKEARRLFQQIISGVDYCHRHMVVHRDLKPENVLLDHSKNAKIADFGLSNMMSDGEFLRTSCGSPNYAAPEVISGRLYAGPEVDIWSCGVILYALLCGTLPFDDEHVPTLFKKIRGGVFYMPEYLTRPVASLLLLMLQVDPLKRATIKDIREHEWFKQDLPGYLFPEDLSYDSTVLDEEAVREVCDKFESTESEVMSSLYSGHPQDQLAVAYHLIIDNRRIMTQASEFYLASSPPQGSFMEDGMPLPPGVKPHPERMPPLLVDSPKARCPLDALNTTRAKPLAVKKDKWHLGIRSQSRPYDIMAEVYRAMRQLQYDWKVVNPYHLRVQSKNPVTDNLVKMSLQLYQVDNRSYLLDFKSIDDNTMEAVGFKSGSSTPQRSGSTAGLHRPRLSVDSALPAVDLPQLSSSLPGSLCSSATLLTSTPRQGSHTMDFFEMCASLITTLAR; encoded by the exons ATGGCAGAACGACAGCAGAAACACGAAGGATGCCGAGTGAAGATCGGACATTATCTTCTCGGAGACACTCTGGGTGTCGGCACCTTCGGCAAAGTAAAGA TTGGAGAGCACCAGTTGACAGGTCATAAGGTGGCAGTGAAGATCCTGAACAGACAGAAAATCAGGAGTCTGGACGTGGTGGGCAAGATCAAACGAGAGATACAGAACCTCAAACTATTCAGACACCCTCATATCATCAAACT gtaccaGGTGATCAGTACTCCTACAGATTTCTTCATGGTGATGGAGTATGTCTCAGGAGGAGAGCTGTTTGACTACATCTGCAAACACGGACGG GTAGAAGACAAAGAGGCTCGTCGGTTGTTCCAACAGATCATCTCAGGGGTAGACTACTGCCACAGACACATGGTGGTGCACAGAGACCTCAAACCTGAGAATGTTCTGCTGGACCATTCCAAGAACGCCAAGATAGCTGACTTTG GGTTGTCAAACATGATGTCAGACGGGGAGTTCCTGAGGACCAGCTGTGGATCTCCCAACTACGCTGCTCCTGAAGTCATCTCTGGAAg GTTATATGCTGGCCCTGAGGTGGATATATGGAGCTGTGGTGTGATCCTGTATGCGTTGCTGTGTGGGACTCTGCCCTTTGATGACGAACATGTTCCCACGCTGTTTAAGAAGATCAGAGGGGGCGTGTTCTATATGCCAGAATACCTCACTCGCCCCGTCGCCTCCCTGCTGCTGCTCATGCTGCAGGTCGACCCATTGAAGAGAGCCACCATTAAAGACATtag ggaacaTGAGTGGTTTAAGCAGGACCTGCCAGGCTACCTGTTTCCTGAGGACCTGTCTTATGACTCCACGGTTCTGGACGAGGAGGCCGTCAGGGAGGTGTGCGACAAGTTTGAGAGCACCGAGTCTGAGGTGATGTCCAGCCTGTACAGCGGACACCCCCAG gaccagcTGGCGGTAGCATACCATCTGATTATAGACAACCGGCGCATCATGACCCAGGCCAGTGAGTTCTACCTGGCCTCCAGCCCTCCCCAGGGCTCCTTCATGGAGGATGGCATGCCCCTGCCTCCCGGGGTCAAACCACACCCAGAGAGGATGCCCCCCCTGCTGGTAGACAGCCCTAAG gcGCGCTGCCCGCTGGATGCCCTCAACACCACCAGAGCCAAACCCCTGGCAGTGAAGAAAGACAAGTGGCACCTGGGCATCAGGAGTCAGAGCAGACCCTATGACATCATGGCTGAGGTCTACAGGGCTATGAGACAGCTACAGTATGACTGGAAG GTGGTGAACCCGTACCACCTGCGTGTTCAGAGTAAGAACCCAGTAACAGACAACCTGGTGAAGATGAGTCTCCAGCTGTACCAGGTGGACAACAGATCCTACCTGCTGGACTTCAAGAGCATCGATG ATAACACCATGGAGGCAGTAGGGTTTAAGTCGGGTTCTTCCACCCCTCAGAGGTCAGGCTCCACTGCAGGGCTCCATAGACCCAGACTCAGTGTGGACTCGGCCTTACCTGCCGTGGATCTCCCCCAGCTCAGCTCCTCCCTGCCTGGGTCGCTGTGCTCCAGCGCTACCCTCCTCACCTCCACCCCGCGCCAGGGCAGCCACACCATGGACTTCTTTGAGATGTGTGCCAGTCTCATCACCACACTGGCCCGCTAG